A single genomic interval of Astyanax mexicanus isolate ESR-SI-001 chromosome 4, AstMex3_surface, whole genome shotgun sequence harbors:
- the LOC125801681 gene encoding zinc finger protein 239-like: MKPSPDMEKHQHSVKSFTKQSDLKKHQRIHTGEKPYHCSDCGKSFTNQSNLKSHQRIHTGVKPYHCSDCGKSFNRLETVKRHQRIHTGEKPYYCSDCGRSFNQQSTLKIHQRIHTGEKPYYCSDCGKSFNRLETVKRHQRIHTGEKPHQCSDCGKNFTEQSGLKIHQRIHTGEKPHHCSDCGKSFTEQSALKIHQRIHTGEKPYHCSDCGKSFTTQSDLKKHQRILTGEKPYYCSDCGRSFNQQSNLQRHQRIHTGEKPYYCSDCGYSFTQQSHLKIHQRIHTGEKPYYCSDCGRSFNRLETVKRHQRIHTGEKPYHCSDCGKSFTEQSALKIHHRIHTGDSGLSCREAQTSSGNAGFPSQKQDCSSLLHSTPRT; this comes from the exons atgaagccaagtcccgacatggagaaacatcagcactctgtcaagagttttactaaacagagtgatctcaaaaaacaccagcgcattcacacaggagagaaaccgtatcactgctcagactgtgggaagagttttactaaccagagtaatctcaaaagtcaccagcgcattcacactggagtaaaaccatatcactgctcagactgtgggaagagctttaatcgactggagactgtcaaacggcatcagcgcattcacacaggagagaaaccttattactgctcagactgtgggaggagttttaatcaacagagtactctcaaaatacaccagcgcattcacacaggagagaaaccttattactgctcagactgtgggaagagctttaatcgactggagactgtcaaacggcatcagcgcattcacacaggagagaaaccgcatcaatgctcggactgtgggaagaattttactgaacagagtggtctcaaaatacaccagcgcattcacacaggagagaaaccgcatcactgctcggactgtgggaagagttttactgaacagagtgctctcaaaatacaccagcgcattcacacaggagaaaaaccgtatcactgctcagactgtgggaagagttttactacacagagtgatctcaaaaaacaccagcgcattctcacaggagagaaaccgtattactgctcagactgtgggaggagttttaatcaacagagtaatctccaacgacaccagcgcattcacacaggagagaaaccgtattactgctcagactgtgggtacagttttactcaacagagtcatctcaaaatacaccagcgcattcacacaggagagaaaccttattactgctcagactgtgggaggagttttaatcgactggagactgtcaaacggcatcagcgcattcacacaggagagaaaccgtatcactgctcggactgtgggaagagttttactgaacagagtgctctcaaaatacaccatcgcattcacacaggag ATAGCGGTCTGAGCTGCCGCGAGGCTCAGACTTCCTCTGGCAACGCTGGATTTCCCTCTCAGAAGCAAGACTGCAGCTCTCTACTCCATTCCACTCCACGGACCTGA